GTTAGTGAAAAAGAATAAGATAATTagcaaatttctattttaagaaaaaatagaattaattcACCGGTAAATCCAGTGGCACGGGTTTCTTAGCAAGTAATAATGAAGAAGGGAATGTGCAAGAGAGATGAACTCTTAGACGCGTACTAGGATAGGAAGGAATAAAATAGAGTTATTCGTACTTACCATTTCATTGACCAATATAAGATACCGAAATCTACTATGCTCAAAAGATATCTCGATATTCTCTTCACGAATAATTTTCCTCCCAAAATCCATCACCCAATCATGCATCCACACTTTGTCATGATCAAGAATCTTGATTAAGGACTTACTGACAAGGGCGTCAATTTTAACTTTGGGGAAAAGGACACAACCTTTCCGTATATATAATGCATCCGTTTTTTTCTTGCTTGAAAAGATACTTGCAATGTCCAGGAAAATTTGTTTCTCCCCATATTCAAGTCCCTCATATATTAACATTAATTTCTGTTGGACTCTTTCGAGAGGCACTTCATTGATTGACTTTTGTTGAACATTTTCGAGAGGCTCCTGTCGAACTTTTTCAAGAGGCACTTCCCTCATTGAATTATCTTCTGAAGACACATGGATCATTGAATATACTAAGATTGACAATTCCCACCAGAACTCCTGTCGGACGTTTTCGAGATACGCTTCCTTCAAATTCTTCGGTTCACTTTCCCAATCTGCTCCAAGTCTTATAGAGTCGAAGCAATCCTCAATACCTTCCAAGGGAGGCGAGTCCCTCATCAGTTGTGCTCTTATCTTACTACTGTTTATCCGTAATGTTAGACACTTGAGATTATAAATCGAATGAGGTAGTTCCTTGATAGTTGTCCCAGATATATCCAACTCAGTTAACGACTTTAGCTCTCCAACAGCATCCGACAATGAATTTAGACTCGTACAATTCACCAAACACAAGTACTCAAGATCCACTAGCCCCTTGATCGCGCTCGGAAGTTCAACTAGTCCTGTATCCTCCACTACAAGCCTTGACAAAAATCTTAGATTGTCGATCGACTCTGGCAAATAATGAATGCTAAAACTCTGGATCAAGATGAGCTCTCTCACGGCAGTTAGATAACCAATTTGATGGGGCAATTCTCTAAGACACGGACACCATTTGATCTTCAAGTAAATCAACCGCTCTAGGCTTCCAATTGAGTGatcaatttgaatcaaatttggaAAACCTTTCAGAACCAATCTCTCCAAACTAATAAATTCCGAGAAGCAAGGTGTTTTGATTAAGGAATTTGATCTTGctattttcaaaactttcagTTTACTTGCCACCTACAAGACAACAACCGACTTAATCTTGTCCAGATTCAGTATGCATTGCAAAATAAGTGCACGTCATCATACATCCAGACAATTAGTCAAAAGAGTAAATGAATCAGGAAAAATTGTACCATGATTTTAACCCATCCGCTCCATTTGTCTGTGATGATATCGCCTGAAAGCTTGAGAACAACAAGGCGATTCAACATAAAGTTGTTTGCTTGAAGTTCCGGAGGACAATTTCGCCAACAAAGCCATCTTAGCTTAGAGAAAATATCCTCAAAGTTGCCGACAAAGTTTCCGCCATCCAATTTTAGAAACCTCGCATTTGTGAGATAAGCAAAATCTTTGCATGTAAAATTGTCTCCCAATCTCCGTGGTGTGAGCGCTACCGCATTCTCCGTTCCCTAatggaaaatataatattaaaaagtgtCTCTTTACTTGAGCAATTCATCGGGATCCATTAATTGTTAGATATACTATTGATTTCTATTAAATTCgatatttctttattatttgaaattgggcATATCAGATGATTATATTTATGCTTATGGAACTAATATctctaattatattaaatatttagacTATAATAAAGACTTTATTTGATTCCGTGAAAGTGATGTTTGATAGTTAGTAATCCACTTCATGACCTATTTTCAGTTTTTGCTGATGTTGAGTAGAATTGAGGAATTTTTTAGGTTAATTTTATCAAGTGCACAGCGAAAGTAGATGATGAACTTTCATGATCATAACTTTAGCAGTGAATTTTGATTGAGTTGATATTTGTCGACTTTGGTGcaaaaaaacaatttccaaGTATAATTTGAGGTTTAAAGGATTGTGTATTCAACATTTACAGTTTAAGTCGTCAACTAGCAATTTCAAGTTTggatttgaaaattatgaaattcacgGTGTCGCATTAACTCAATAGGGGGTTAAAGGAAATGTGACCCCACTTACTAAATTTCTAGCAAACTTTTAGAAagagaattcatttaattttattagaCATTGCTAATTACTAATTTAACCTTTTAAAAAATGTGCTTTTTTATATTATCCTTGAGTTCCacctttttttcaattgagttCCACCTTTTTGACAAAACCTTAGAcagctttttgttttgtttgaatgTGAATTATCAAGATAGAACAAGATAGATTTTgcaaatttatataaataagaaaaagcctcatcatatataaattgaaaaaaatagtaaagtgAAAAGATAGATTGGATAGGTATGATTATGTAATGGTTCAAATGgtctttttttaaagaagaaggtCTTTCAAAcccaatttctattttttttcatatactTTTACCTAACTAAAATAAGCAAAAATGGGTGCACTatttatttgcaaaaaaaatcagATAATTACCAAATTGCTCACTCAATGAAACATAGTTGATTTACAGGTTTCCCTATAGCAATAAATGAAGAAGGCAATCTACACAGGAGATGAACTCTTATATGTGTAGTAATGTAGGAAGGAATAAAATAGGGCTATTCATACTTACCTTTTCATGGGCTGTCTCAAGACACCAACTTCTGCTTTGATCTGCAGCCTCTCGAACAATATCCCTTCCGACATCTCTCAACAGATTATGCATGCATATGATATCACGGTCAACAATCTTGATCAAGGACTTGTTGATAAGGACATCAATTGTGACTTCTGGGTGATAACCACAAGATTCCCACATATACATTGGTaaagtttttttcttattaaCAAAGAAACATGCAATGTCCAGATAGATTTGTTGAGCACGATCATCAAGTGTATAATAACTTATCTTTAACTTCTCTAAAACTTCTCTAGGAGGCACTTCCTTCAACTTCTTCACTGTGCTTATCCACTTTGCTTGATTTTGGCCACGGAGATCTGAACCTATCACCTCAACAGCCAATGGAAGTCCTCCGGTGAGTTCAACGACTTCTTTTGAAAGATCATATAAATCAGGTGGAGTTGAATTTGTGTTGAAAGCAAGCTTGTTGAAAAGTTGAAGAGCATGATCCAAATGCATTGTCTTCATTTCGTACGGAATAATACgtgtagaacttgttgagataGTTTCCTCAAATCCTTCCACCTTGATCATAGAAAAAACTCTCTTATTTCTGGTTGTTATGATGATCCTACTCCTTGGACCACACAAAGTACAATACTTTGCCAGTTGCATAGATTGATCATTTTCATCCATGCCATCAAAAACAAGCAAGACTCGTTTGTTAGGTAACATTCTTCTGATCACATTGTTCCTTTCCTCAAAGTCAAAGGTTTTAGGAAGTAAGAAATGGAAAAGATCCGCCACTAATTTTTTTGCAGTTTTAAAATGGCATGGGTGTTGGATGTCTAAAAGGAAGGAGTGATTTTCAAATTGAGGAGAGAGTTCAGTGAAGACTGctttggcaagagttgtctttcCCATGCCACCGGTCCCATGGATTATGACAGATCGTACTTCACTAGTATCATCACAATTTAATAGTCTCTTTATTTCTTCTACACGATCATCAATTCCAACTAGATGGGTTGGCAAATCTCTTTTTGTTGTATTGATCTTCTGCAATACCTCATTAACAATATTCTCGATGACCTCACCTTGCCTGCCATATTCACAAGATCATTGCACATGAGACTATACGTAAGTAAGTAGAACTTCAAATAGAAGCGAATAATTTATCACTAGCATGCGGACCTGTATTTTCCACATGGTAATCACAGTGTATGTACATAAATCGCTCTTAACACACGTACTGAATAAGGTTTCTCTTACAAGGGTGGCAAATATTGCCCCTAAAGAATTTATCTAGACAGTTTGAATAAGATATGCGTTTTTTTGAACCAATCACTAGCATTTTCCCTGAGGAGTTTATCAGCATGTAGACAGTCTTAGCCATCATAATAGTCAGAGAATGATGTATACAAACCTGTGTGCTTGGGGCGCTCCTCTTCCAATAAACGACCGGAAGGGACAATAAATGAATAGATAGATAGATAAACGAAGGAGGTGTCAGTACCTTTGATCTTTTATATGCCACCCCTTGATTCTAGCCACCGAGGTCAAAGCCTCCTTCCAGTCAGTGCAGTCGGGGTCCTCCTCATGCTCGGTTAGGGCGCTTTTGTACAACTCTGTTTCAAGCTTAACATCCTCTGGGTCCACATTGTAAAAGATAGGTAGTATTCGTTTCGATGGGTGTTTGCCATGGCCGTCCACCATGTATTTCAGCTCTCGGAGGCACCACCTACTCGAAGCATAGTTTTTGGAGAAAATAGGAATGTATATTTGAGAGCTTTCTACTGCTCGCAAGATCTCTGAGATCTTTTCTCCCGGCGATAACTCTTCCTCATCCCTAAAAACGCGGATTCCCTTGTTTTTCATGAACACATAGAGGAAATCTGCGAATATGTTGCGAGTGTCGGGTCCTCGAAAGGACAAGAACACGTCGTAGTCGTTACTGGTTGCAGTTCCTGACTTGGCCTCTTCTCTCGCCATGTAGCCACACAGATTGATGCTACGGGTGACTTCTTTTTTGGGGTGGTGCTTGAGGAGATTTCTACAGCTAGAGAGGCACGATCAAGACAAGTAGCAGACTCTCTTCCTTTCCACTTAGGTCGCTCATCGAAGCCTCGCCCGGCCCTAATCCCTGAGCACTTCACCCATGTCGAGGATCCGAACCCGGCAACGGCAAGGGATCCGATCACAGGAGGACGCTTCCGAGGAACTCTCCAGAAGCGTGGTGGTCCTCGCGATGCGCGTCCTCGGCTGAGGGCGGCAAGTGCGACGTGAACCCTGGTCGGGAGAAAAGTCTCAGGTGAGTGTTGCGACTCGAAGAGGAGGAGAACCTgagagatagagaaagagagaaggaattcAGAGGGAGCAGAGAACCGAGAACGTTTTGCTGGTTCCTCCACGGTTTCTGATGCTGAAATGACCAAGGCAGACTAGGCTTTGAGCCTTCCAAAAGGCCAGCTTTCTCTTACGGAGGTTTACAAAAAGAATTCCTAATTTCAGCCCAAGGGGCTTTGGCTTGGGAAAGCCCGTCTTAATTGCAGCCTAAGCTTAATAGTGAGTCGAGGCCGCGGCCTTCcacaaattattaataaaaaaacagcaATAGCTAGTGAATATCGAGACATCAGAGATGGTAAGTTCTACCAAACTCTTTCGGATGTCCCGATTATCATAACTTTCCAAAAGTAATTGTAAATAATCccatttattataaatttcctttttcctttttgtttcgtAACTTATATCAGCAATCGCAATAATCCTTAGCAGTTCGCAAGTTTAAGGGATCCATTAGAAAGTAACTATCCTTGTATACTGTAATTTTCCTTGATAAACAAtagattgataattttataactATTTTTCGTCTTCTTCCGTAAAAGCAGATCGacgttttaataatttttctcgCCTAACTAATGTCTCTAATTGCTCGGGAACGGTTTTGTATTTTCCCACACAAGACGAGAATTTTCCGGTTAAGAAAATTAGCTTCTTCCAATCACTCATGCTCGACAATATTGGTCCAACAGTACCTGCACTTGACGGTTCAAATGTAATCCAATATGATGTTGCTGATCTAGTGGAAGAGCAACATGGAGAGATGGGCAATTCCTCAAAGTTCAGGAGAGCTTGAAGTTCAATTTCAGTTCATTAAGTGTTTGTTATGTTAGGATTAGCTTTCTGCTCCGCATGGATCAATGTTATCCCCTCTTCATTCCCGTCCGATAAAAAAAATGACTCCTCCCTTAATGCACGAGAGAGAACAAGAAAGCTCTTTTGTTTTGAACAAAATTCTCGATTCACTCCGATTTCTATTTGGAGCGGCCTAGGTGCTCACTGCAATTAtatttatgtgaaaaaaaagTCCTAGATATCAAAACGAATTGGTATGCAATATACACTACTCTTTTTCTCATTGGGACTCGGATAACAAGTTCAAATTTACTGGACCTTCCCATAAGACTGGTTTTTACTGTTTCCTATGACGGTTTGGAATAACAACTTAACATCGAAAGCCCCTGTTAAGCGTGCTTGTTGAGGCCGAAGCACAAAGCTATGTCTCGGAAAAAGTCCTTGCTTAATAAAACCGTGAGATGCGATTAAATCtgataaaaggagaaaaactgTACTGGAGTACTTGGAAAAGTACACcggaaaaagaaaggagctgGTCCATATCCCCATccacaaatcaaaatcaaatggacaggaaaaaaaaaaaggaagaaattttacAAGATGAAAACTCGTTGAAGATagatgatcatcatcatcttcatccatcaaatgaaaagaaaaagccatAGAAAAGCCCATAACCAGCGACCCCCGATAACCAGACACTACCACCATCTTGCACATCGCACCGAAGATATAGAAACACAGCACACCAAAATCGAGACATCTGATGAAGAACCGAAATcgaaaccgagagagagaaagagagagagagagagagattacctAAGAGTGAGCTGATTTATGGTATACCGACAAAGGTGAGGCCGCAACCCGTGAGACCGAGAGAGAGGCTTCAAGCGATaattgagagagtgagagaaagagaCCGAGTGGTGCTGCTGGAGAGACTTGACAAAGAGGCCAGATCTGTGAAAGCGCCGCTCCACAGACTTCATACATatattgaaagagagagaggccagTTCTGAGAGATTGAGGGAGAAATGAGAAAGAACTGAGAAAGTATTGGAGAGACTTGACTTAAAAAGAGTTTTaaggtttcattttgaaatggTTTTGAGCCGGTTGTGGCTGTTGGCTATCACAATATATACAAGCAAATCTTTCACTTAATCAAAGCCTTTGAGAAAAGTATACATTGTTTAGTACAGAACCTTCGTTGAAAGTAATCTATACCATTTCTCATCAAAATATGTAttacatttctaaaaaatgaaagtaaCGATTTATCAGACTGACTTTCAAAACACACGGAATATATACTCAAGAAATGTATGGTGTCTAACCCTATAGCTCACAAAATGTTGATATTGTAAGAGGATAGTTGAACAACATGAACTTTAAAATTGTTGTCTATGAAATGAATGCAACATTAATTGCAAACGGCAATTCCAAAAAATACATTGCAGTTGGCTAAGCTTAATAGTAAGCAAAGGCCTTGcacatttttattaaaacacTAGAGATAGGCAATTCACAATGGATCTTTTGCATCTCCTATCTCTTCATTTACCCCTATATATGTTTGATAGAAGCATTTGCATCTAACATGATCAAACTGTTTCCACATGTACCAAAACTTTGACTTAAATTATTCTaccaaaaattatcaatttttgtaaatcaaCCTATTTTATGTTGTATTATTAGCCTCAACAAAATTGTAATTTGATTTCGACCCTTCTGCTCCTTTCTTTCATGGCGATATCTCCTGAAAGCCTAAGAACAACTAGGTGATTCGGGAGGAAGTTGTTTGCTAGAACTTCCAAAGGAAGATTTCACCAGCAAAGCCATCTTATCTTTAGCAAAATTTCCTCAAAGTTGCTAGCAAAGTTCCCTATATCCAATTCAAGAAAACCTCGCGTTAATGAGATATCCAAAATCTTTAGCTGTAAAATTGTGTCTCCATCTCTATCATGTACATTTCTTGTTCctcattgaaaaataaaatattaattgtGTCTTTCAACTAGAGCTAGAGGTAAAATCTGCTAACAATTGAATACAACATTGATGTATttgaaattaatatttatatattgggCTAAGTGCACTACAAGTTCTAAATTTGTCACTAAAACGTAATTGAgtattaaaactttcaaaaagtataatcaaatccaaaaaaatcgaaTTGGTGGCTATCCAATTTGGCTAATAGATAATATTTACATGGTTTTTTCTATTATCTTCTCTCTCCTATGTGGGATTAATGTCACTAAAACATGAAACATAAGTCTAAAACAATGTCGTCTTGAtccatatattatttttaagcCAATTTTTTATCAAGCTAGAGTAACAAATAAAAGgtctaaatttaaaataaaataaaataaaaaagaagaaaaagctagGCCCTTTAGGCTCTCCTTGGCTGGGACTCGGGTGATAGGGGGCGACCCTCATCTTGAAAGAATTGTGTGCATCACCTACTATCCTTTATTTGTCTCATTTTATATCTAATGGAAGCACATTCGACTTAATATTGTTGCATATATCAAACTTGACTTATCCCCAAAAATTGTTATGTTTTCATAAATCAACATATTTATTCTCTCTAGATCACATTGTTAGCTATAATAAGTGCTATCCGAGCATGTTGCTCATTCCTTTGacatgttatattttaagaatataaagATCTTTCGTAACCCACAATATTGGTCCGGgtattttttatggtcaatcaACAACAAGgtctttatcaaaaaaaaagttgttgagGAGATTTATACAACTAGAAGAACAATTAACATGCATAGCAATTTCCACTCTCTTTCATTCTGCCTAAGTTGACTCTCTTAATTGATATTAAATGAATAGCATGCTCATTTGATGAGAGCACAATTTGGTTAAAACATAAATCATCAATGAAACAAAGCAATCAGCGAGCACACATATATAATGCAAGATGTCGATACAAGAACATCATGAGATTTGTACAAAGGTTATCAATGAAATCCTTCATCAATAAACAATTTGAGTTATCAATGAAAAAATCTTTAGCAGTTGACTACTCGAAAGAAATTGATAAATAATTGACATTCACCGATAGGAAGCTTACAGATTTTACTAAATGCTGGAGCAAATAtcaattgtgaaaaatatagagATTTGCTAATACATCAGTCGAAGATGTGGATTGACAAGAACATGTGATTGCTAA
The sequence above is drawn from the Eucalyptus grandis isolate ANBG69807.140 chromosome 11, ASM1654582v1, whole genome shotgun sequence genome and encodes:
- the LOC104424782 gene encoding disease resistance protein RUN1-like; this encodes MLPNKRVLLVFDGMDENDQSMQLAKYCTLCGPRSRIIITTRNKRVFSMIKVEGFEETISTSSTRIIPYEMKTMHLDHALQLFNKLAFNTNSTPPDLYDLSKEVVELTGGLPLAVEVIGSDLRGQNQAKWISTVKKLKEVPPREVLEKLKISYYTLDDRAQQIYLDIACFFVNKKKTLPMYMWESCGYHPEVTIDVLINKSLIKIVDRDIICMHNLLRDVGRDIVREAADQSRSWCLETAHEKGTENAVALTPRRLGDNFTCKDFAYLTNARFLKLDGGNFVGNFEDIFSKLRWLCWRNCPPELQANNFMLNRLVVLKLSGDIITDKWSGWVKIMVASKLKVLKIARSNSLIKTPCFSEFISLERLVLKGFPNLIQIDHSIGSLERLIYLKIKWCPCLRELPHQIGYLTAVRELILIQSFSIHYLPESIDNLRFLSRLVVEDTGLVELPSAIKGLVDLEYLCLVNCTSLNSLSDAVGELKSLTELDISGTTIKELPHSIYNLKCLTLRINSSKIRAQLMRDSPPLEGIEDCFDSIRLGADWESEPKNLKEAYLENVRQEFWWELSILVYSMIHVSSEDNSMREVPLEKVRQEPLENVQQKSINEVPLERVQQKLMLIYEGLEYGEKQIFLDIASIFSSKKKTDALYIRKGCVLFPKVKIDALVSKSLIKILDHDKVWMHDWVMDFGRKIIREENIEISFEHSRFRYLILVNEMEGTVNHMLGAILMVILNLANLLVASEEFDSWDAATKEDWRN
- the LOC120289723 gene encoding toll/interleukin-1 receptor-like protein, producing MAREEAKSGTATSNDYDVFLSFRGPDTRNIFADFLYVFMKNKGIRVFRDEEELSPGEKISEILRAVESSQIYIPIFSKNYASSRWCLRELKYMVDGHGKHPSKRILPIFYNVDPEDVKLETELYKSALTEHEEDPDCTDWKEALTSVARIKGWHIKDQRY